One genomic segment of Stenotrophomonas sp. 704A1 includes these proteins:
- a CDS encoding LysR family transcriptional regulator codes for MHDLNDLYYFAMVVDHGGFAAAERALGIPKSRLSRRISQLETDLGVRLLQRSTRRFAVTDVGTSVHRHAQTMLAEAQAAREVVDRLSAEPRGVVRASVPVSLAQMQLPKLLPKFLEQYPKVRLQLNISNRRVDIINEGYDVALRVRSRLDDDGSLVMRSFGQVQELLVASPKYLDRAGRPKDPEELANHVTLSISEDEARQRWELHGPEGAVRRVDLQPRVAGFDFPLLQSMVKDGFGITMLPETVCADAVRNGELEVVLPDWSLPQGVCHAVFASRRGLLPAVRVFIDFLAEHLPPQLEASRLDCGGACEKAKERIKASALGALAVDAG; via the coding sequence ATGCATGACCTGAATGATCTGTACTACTTCGCGATGGTGGTCGACCACGGTGGCTTTGCCGCCGCCGAACGCGCACTGGGCATTCCCAAGTCGCGCCTGAGCCGCCGCATCAGCCAGTTGGAAACCGACCTGGGCGTACGCCTGCTGCAGCGCTCCACGCGCCGCTTCGCGGTCACCGACGTCGGCACCAGCGTGCATCGCCACGCCCAGACCATGCTGGCCGAGGCCCAGGCCGCGCGTGAGGTGGTGGACCGCCTCAGCGCCGAGCCGCGCGGCGTGGTGCGCGCCAGCGTGCCGGTATCGCTGGCGCAGATGCAGCTGCCCAAGCTGCTTCCCAAGTTCCTGGAGCAGTACCCGAAGGTGCGGTTGCAGCTGAACATCAGCAACCGCCGCGTGGACATCATCAACGAAGGCTACGACGTCGCCCTGCGCGTGCGTTCGCGCCTGGATGACGATGGCAGCCTGGTGATGCGCAGCTTCGGCCAGGTGCAGGAACTGCTGGTGGCCAGCCCGAAGTACCTGGACCGCGCCGGGCGCCCGAAGGACCCGGAAGAGCTGGCCAACCACGTCACCCTGAGCATCAGCGAAGACGAAGCGCGCCAGCGCTGGGAACTGCACGGACCGGAAGGCGCGGTGCGCCGGGTGGACCTGCAGCCGCGCGTGGCCGGGTTCGATTTCCCGCTGCTGCAGAGCATGGTGAAGGACGGGTTCGGCATCACCATGCTGCCGGAAACCGTGTGCGCCGATGCAGTGCGCAATGGCGAGCTGGAAGTGGTGCTGCCGGACTGGTCGCTGCCGCAGGGCGTGTGCCACGCCGTGTTCGCCTCGCGCCGCGGCCTGCTGCCGGCAGTGCGGGTGTTCATCGACTTCCTGGCCGAACACCTGCCGCCGCAGCTGGAGGCCTCGCGCCTGGATTGCGGCGGTGCCTGTGAAAAGGCCAAGGAGCGGATCAAGGCCAGTGCGCTGGGTGCGTTGGCGGTGGACGCGGGCTGA
- a CDS encoding energy transducer TonB, which yields MTATTHENLHSPQRQQDGTVSNTPTSPWLWLALIVAMFAAAFMWLRLANHDDVAPAPVGERMLPATETPVATAPPAARQAAPATSQRKAAPALRNREARPLASNSKPAYPAAALRSGVQGSVVASLNVDTRGNVTDAAIVSRSGERSRDLDRAVLSTVQGWKFEPAVHNGRAVASVVRVPVDFRTEQR from the coding sequence ATGACTGCCACCACCCATGAAAACCTCCATTCGCCGCAGCGGCAGCAGGACGGCACGGTGTCGAACACGCCCACGTCGCCGTGGTTGTGGCTGGCGCTGATCGTGGCGATGTTCGCGGCCGCCTTCATGTGGCTGCGCTTGGCCAACCATGATGACGTGGCGCCCGCCCCGGTGGGCGAGCGCATGCTGCCGGCAACCGAAACACCGGTGGCAACCGCGCCGCCGGCCGCCCGCCAGGCCGCGCCGGCGACGAGTCAGCGCAAGGCGGCGCCGGCACTGCGCAACCGTGAAGCGCGCCCGCTGGCCAGCAACAGCAAGCCGGCCTACCCGGCTGCGGCGCTGCGCAGCGGCGTGCAGGGCAGCGTGGTCGCCAGCCTGAACGTGGATACCCGCGGCAACGTCACCGACGCGGCGATCGTTTCGCGCAGCGGCGAGCGCAGCCGCGACCTGGACCGCGCGGTGCTGAGCACCGTGCAGGGCTGGAAGTTCGAACCGGCGGTGCACAATGGCCGCGCTGTGGCCAGCGTGGTGCGCGTGCCGGTGGATTTCCGTACCGAACAGCGTTGA
- a CDS encoding FMN-dependent NADH-azoreductase, with the protein MKLLHLDASVLGENSVSRHLTAAVVARFKQQIEGLQVDYRDLDANPVPHLRSSSLAKADAAEAADAEQVLEQFLAADIVVIGAPMYNFSIPSTLKAWIDRVAVAGRTFKYTENGPVGLAGGKRVIVVSSRGGIYTDSPADFQEPFLRQTFAFWGINDIEFVRAEGIAYSPQHREDAIAGALAALPSHEGAEAVAA; encoded by the coding sequence ATGAAGCTTCTGCATCTCGACGCCAGCGTGCTTGGCGAGAATTCCGTCTCCCGTCACCTGACCGCCGCCGTGGTGGCCCGGTTCAAGCAGCAGATCGAAGGTCTGCAGGTCGATTATCGCGATCTTGACGCCAATCCGGTACCGCATCTGCGCAGCAGCTCGCTGGCCAAGGCCGATGCGGCCGAAGCCGCCGATGCTGAACAGGTGCTCGAGCAGTTCCTCGCTGCGGACATCGTGGTGATCGGCGCGCCGATGTACAACTTCAGCATTCCCTCCACCCTGAAGGCCTGGATCGACCGCGTGGCCGTTGCCGGCCGCACTTTCAAGTACACCGAGAATGGCCCGGTGGGCCTGGCCGGCGGCAAGCGGGTGATCGTGGTCAGCAGCCGCGGCGGCATCTACACCGATTCGCCGGCGGACTTCCAGGAGCCGTTCCTGCGCCAGACGTTCGCCTTCTGGGGCATCAACGACATCGAGTTCGTGCGCGCCGAGGGCATTGCCTACTCGCCGCAGCACCGCGAAGACGCCATTGCCGGCGCACTGGCGGCGCTGCCGTCTCACGAGGGCGCCGAAGCGGTCGCCGCGTAA
- a CDS encoding energy transducer TonB → MSAPRSSSAKSFTVHIPRNALKIAGIAFGVGILLFVLVWLTGRDKEFFRADPAVQTPQETAQVEPLPEPLAAAAGSSDMPDAKPAPIAEEDAPKLVETAPPPPPAIAEPAPAAPGSPAAATANAQPMPIAGQSPPPAYPAAALRRGEAGSVVVRVEVDATGYPNNVTVIQRSGSRELDRAATDAVRRWRFSPAVSNGQPVPGSIEVPFDFKPQ, encoded by the coding sequence ATGTCTGCTCCCCGCTCGTCGTCCGCCAAGTCGTTCACCGTCCACATTCCGCGCAACGCCCTGAAGATTGCCGGCATCGCCTTCGGTGTCGGCATCCTGCTGTTCGTGCTGGTCTGGCTGACCGGCCGCGACAAGGAATTCTTCCGTGCCGACCCGGCCGTACAGACGCCGCAGGAAACCGCCCAGGTCGAACCGCTGCCGGAACCGCTGGCCGCTGCCGCCGGCTCCAGCGACATGCCCGACGCCAAGCCCGCACCGATCGCGGAAGAGGACGCACCGAAGCTGGTGGAAACCGCGCCGCCGCCCCCGCCGGCCATCGCCGAGCCGGCGCCGGCCGCGCCGGGCAGCCCCGCAGCAGCGACCGCCAATGCGCAGCCGATGCCGATTGCCGGCCAGTCGCCGCCACCGGCCTACCCGGCCGCGGCGCTGCGCCGTGGCGAAGCGGGCAGCGTGGTGGTGCGCGTGGAGGTGGACGCGACCGGCTACCCGAACAACGTGACGGTGATCCAGCGCAGTGGCTCGCGTGAGCTCGACCGCGCCGCCACCGATGCGGTGCGTCGCTGGCGCTTCAGTCCGGCCGTCAGCAATGGCCAGCCGGTGCCGGGCAGCATTGAAGTGCCCTTTGACTTCAAGCCGCAGTAA
- the serS gene encoding serine--tRNA ligase encodes MLDPALLRHQPADLAERLRSSRGFELDVSALESLEADRKRIQVRTQELQSLRNSRSKAIGQAKAKGEDVSAIMAEVAAFADELKASEVALDELREKIDAISMGIPNLPADDVPAGADENDNVEQARWGTPRQFDFQVLDHVELGARNGWLDGETAAKLSGSRFTVLRGPIARLHRALAQFMLDLHAGEHGYEETNVPLLVNADSLRGTGQLPKFEDDLFKTAVGDSTRYLIPTSEVPLTNLVRDEIVDAERLPLRVTAHSMCFRAEAGSGGRDVRGMIRQHQFEKVELVSICRPEDSDAEHTRMTRCAEVVLEKLGLPYRKVLLCTGDMGFSAIKTYDLEVWLPSQNTYREISSCSNTGDFQARRMQARWRNPATGKPELVHTLNGSGVAVGRAMIAVMENYQNADGSITVPEALRPYMGGLETIG; translated from the coding sequence ATGCTTGATCCAGCCCTGCTCCGCCACCAGCCCGCCGACCTCGCCGAACGCCTGCGCAGCAGCCGCGGTTTCGAGCTCGACGTGTCTGCCCTGGAGTCCCTGGAGGCCGATCGCAAGCGCATCCAGGTGCGGACCCAGGAGCTGCAGAGCCTGCGCAACAGCCGTTCCAAGGCCATCGGCCAGGCCAAGGCCAAGGGCGAGGACGTCTCGGCCATCATGGCCGAGGTCGCCGCCTTCGCCGACGAGCTGAAGGCCTCGGAAGTGGCGCTGGACGAGCTGCGCGAAAAGATCGATGCGATCTCGATGGGCATCCCGAACCTGCCGGCCGATGACGTGCCGGCCGGCGCCGACGAGAACGACAACGTCGAGCAGGCGCGCTGGGGAACCCCGCGCCAGTTCGACTTCCAGGTGCTGGACCACGTCGAACTGGGCGCCCGCAATGGCTGGCTGGACGGCGAGACCGCGGCCAAGCTGTCCGGCTCGCGCTTCACCGTGCTGCGTGGCCCGATCGCGCGCCTGCACCGCGCCCTGGCCCAGTTCATGCTGGACCTGCACGCCGGCGAACACGGCTACGAAGAAACCAACGTGCCGCTGCTGGTCAACGCCGATTCGCTGCGTGGCACCGGCCAGCTGCCGAAGTTCGAGGACGACCTGTTCAAGACCGCCGTGGGCGATTCCACGCGCTACCTGATCCCGACCTCGGAAGTGCCGCTGACCAACCTGGTGCGCGACGAGATTGTCGACGCCGAGCGCCTGCCGCTGCGCGTGACCGCCCACTCGATGTGCTTCCGCGCAGAGGCCGGCAGCGGCGGCCGTGACGTGCGCGGCATGATCCGCCAGCACCAGTTCGAGAAGGTCGAGCTGGTGTCGATCTGCCGCCCGGAAGACAGCGACGCCGAGCACACCCGCATGACCCGCTGCGCCGAAGTGGTGCTGGAAAAGCTGGGCCTGCCGTACCGCAAGGTGCTGCTGTGCACCGGCGACATGGGCTTCTCGGCGATCAAGACCTACGACCTGGAAGTCTGGCTGCCCTCGCAGAACACCTACCGCGAGATCAGCTCGTGCTCCAACACCGGTGATTTCCAGGCCCGTCGCATGCAGGCCCGCTGGCGCAACCCCGCCACCGGCAAGCCGGAGCTGGTGCACACCCTGAACGGCTCGGGCGTGGCGGTTGGCCGCGCGATGATCGCGGTGATGGAGAACTACCAGAACGCCGATGGCAGCATCACCGTGCCCGAGGCCCTGCGCCCGTACATGGGTGGACTGGAAACCATCGGTTGA
- a CDS encoding ligand-binding protein SH3: protein MVYIVMAAHRSEFPHPITLRRGQALVVGERYEGPEGWDDWFLCEAAGQQPGYVPAPVIGRDAQGGAFATEDYCARELEVDPGQVLQGQRTLNGWAWCVPETGEPGWVPLEKLRVAE, encoded by the coding sequence ATGGTCTACATCGTCATGGCTGCACACCGCAGCGAGTTTCCGCACCCGATCACCCTGCGTCGTGGCCAGGCGCTGGTGGTAGGCGAGCGCTATGAAGGCCCGGAAGGCTGGGACGACTGGTTCCTGTGCGAGGCCGCAGGACAGCAACCCGGGTACGTGCCGGCGCCGGTGATCGGCCGCGATGCGCAGGGTGGCGCCTTTGCCACGGAGGACTACTGCGCGCGCGAGCTGGAGGTGGATCCCGGGCAGGTGCTGCAGGGGCAGCGCACGCTCAATGGCTGGGCGTGGTGCGTACCGGAGACAGGCGAACCCGGATGGGTGCCGCTGGAGAAGCTGCGCGTCGCGGAGTGA